A part of Corynebacterium mustelae genomic DNA contains:
- the ppk2 gene encoding polyphosphate kinase 2, with the protein MADSNNDLPVIDLAATEGYIVDDTDEDDPVLLAPDGTPIDTWRENYPYDHRLTREEYEHTKRALQIELLKWQNWTKDTGQRHIILFEGRDAAGKGGTIKRFNEHLNPRGARIVALEKPSPRESTSWYFQRYIQHFPCAGEIVFFDRSWYNRSGVERVMGFCTESQHAEFLREVPMLENMILGSGISLTKFWFSVSQKEQRTRFAIRQVDPVRQWKLSPMDLASLDRWDDYTRAKEEQFRYTDTDESPWITIRSNDKKRARLNAMRYILSKFEYTNKDHEVVGEPDPNIVMRGRDQIGD; encoded by the coding sequence ATGGCAGACTCCAACAACGACCTTCCCGTGATTGACCTCGCCGCAACCGAGGGGTACATCGTCGACGACACGGACGAGGATGATCCGGTCCTGTTGGCACCTGATGGCACTCCGATTGATACTTGGCGGGAAAACTATCCGTATGATCATCGTCTTACTCGTGAAGAGTATGAGCATACGAAGCGGGCATTGCAGATTGAACTTTTGAAATGGCAGAACTGGACGAAGGATACCGGGCAACGCCACATCATCTTATTTGAGGGCCGCGATGCTGCCGGTAAGGGTGGCACCATTAAGCGGTTTAATGAACATTTGAATCCTCGTGGTGCGCGGATAGTGGCGTTGGAGAAGCCATCGCCGCGAGAATCTACTTCGTGGTATTTCCAACGGTATATCCAGCATTTCCCGTGTGCTGGTGAGATCGTGTTTTTTGACCGCTCATGGTACAACCGTTCTGGTGTTGAGCGGGTTATGGGTTTTTGTACGGAATCGCAGCATGCGGAGTTTCTGCGTGAGGTTCCGATGCTGGAGAACATGATTTTGGGGTCGGGGATTTCGCTGACGAAGTTCTGGTTCTCGGTGTCGCAGAAGGAGCAACGTACTCGGTTTGCTATTCGCCAGGTGGATCCAGTGCGCCAGTGGAAGCTGTCGCCGATGGATTTGGCGTCGTTGGATCGTTGGGATGATTACACCCGGGCGAAGGAAGAACAGTTCCGGTACACGGATACTGATGAGTCGCCGTGGATCACCATTCGGTCGAATGATAAGAAACGGGCGCGGTTGAATGCGATGCGTTATATTTTGAGCAAGTTTGAGTACACCAATAAGGACCATGAGGTGGTGGGTGAGCCTGACCCGAATATTGTGATGCGGGGTCGGGATCAAATTGGTGATTAG
- the groL gene encoding chaperonin GroEL (60 kDa chaperone family; promotes refolding of misfolded polypeptides especially under stressful conditions; forms two stacked rings of heptamers to form a barrel-shaped 14mer; ends can be capped by GroES; misfolded proteins enter the barrel where they are refolded when GroES binds): protein MAKIIAFDEEARRGLERGLNTLADAVKVTLGPKGRNVVLEKSWGAPTITNDGVSIAREIELEDPYEKIGAELVKEVAKKTDDVAGDGTTTATVLAQALVREGLRNVAAGSNPMGIKRGIEKAVVAVTEKLLDGAKEVETEEEIAATAGISAADPAIGAQIAKAMYAVGGGKLNKESVITVEESNTFGVELEVTEGMRFDKGYISGYFATDMERLEAVLEDPYILLVSSKISNIKDLLPLLEKVMQTGKPLLIIAEDVEGEALSTLVVNKIRGTFKSVAVKAPGFGDRRKAQLQDIAILTGGQVIAEEVGLSLESADLPLLGRARKVVVTKDDTTIVEGAGDADQIQGRVNQIRAEIENSDSEYDREKLQERLAKLAGGVAVIKVGAATEVELKERKHRIEDAVRNAKAAVEEGIVAGGGVALLQAAHVLESDLGLNGDEATGVKIVREALSAPLKQIALNAGFEPGVVADKVSHLPAGEGLNAATGEYVDLMAAGINDPVKVTRSALQNAASIAALFLTTEAVVADKPEPVAPAMPGADEMGGMGF, encoded by the coding sequence ATGGCAAAGATCATTGCCTTTGATGAGGAAGCACGTCGCGGCCTTGAGCGCGGCTTGAACACCCTAGCTGATGCCGTCAAGGTTACCCTCGGGCCAAAGGGGCGCAACGTGGTTTTGGAAAAGAGCTGGGGAGCTCCAACCATCACCAACGACGGTGTTTCCATTGCTCGGGAAATCGAGCTGGAAGATCCTTATGAAAAAATCGGCGCTGAACTCGTTAAAGAAGTAGCAAAGAAAACCGACGATGTTGCAGGTGACGGCACCACCACCGCGACTGTTCTGGCACAGGCGCTGGTTCGTGAAGGTCTGCGTAACGTTGCCGCTGGTTCTAACCCAATGGGAATTAAGCGGGGCATTGAAAAGGCGGTTGTCGCTGTCACCGAGAAGCTTCTCGACGGCGCCAAGGAAGTCGAAACTGAGGAAGAGATCGCCGCAACCGCTGGCATCTCCGCAGCCGACCCAGCTATTGGTGCCCAGATCGCCAAGGCAATGTACGCAGTTGGCGGCGGCAAGCTAAACAAAGAATCCGTCATTACCGTCGAAGAGTCCAACACCTTTGGTGTGGAACTTGAAGTAACCGAGGGTATGCGCTTCGATAAGGGCTACATCTCCGGATACTTCGCAACCGACATGGAGCGGCTAGAAGCTGTCCTGGAAGACCCATACATTCTTCTGGTTTCCTCCAAGATTTCCAACATCAAGGATCTGCTGCCGCTTTTGGAAAAAGTCATGCAGACCGGCAAGCCACTGCTAATCATTGCTGAAGATGTTGAAGGCGAAGCCCTGTCCACCCTGGTGGTGAACAAGATCCGCGGTACCTTTAAGTCGGTAGCTGTTAAGGCGCCAGGCTTCGGTGATCGTCGTAAAGCACAACTGCAGGACATCGCTATCCTGACCGGCGGCCAGGTTATTGCTGAGGAAGTTGGACTCAGCCTGGAATCGGCCGACTTGCCACTTTTGGGTCGTGCTCGCAAGGTTGTTGTGACCAAAGATGACACCACCATCGTTGAAGGTGCTGGCGATGCAGACCAGATCCAAGGCCGCGTGAACCAGATCCGCGCTGAAATCGAAAACTCCGACTCTGAATACGACCGTGAAAAGCTTCAAGAGCGCCTAGCAAAGCTCGCGGGTGGCGTTGCCGTAATCAAGGTTGGTGCAGCTACCGAGGTTGAACTCAAGGAGCGCAAGCACCGCATTGAGGATGCCGTGCGCAACGCTAAGGCTGCGGTTGAAGAAGGTATCGTCGCAGGTGGCGGCGTGGCACTGCTGCAGGCCGCCCACGTCCTGGAATCTGATCTTGGGCTAAACGGTGACGAGGCCACCGGTGTGAAGATCGTCCGTGAGGCGCTTTCTGCACCACTGAAGCAGATTGCCCTCAACGCTGGTTTCGAGCCGGGTGTTGTTGCGGACAAGGTGTCCCACTTGCCTGCTGGTGAGGGGCTGAACGCCGCCACTGGTGAGTATGTTGACCTCATGGCAGCTGGCATCAACGATCCAGTTAAGGTCACCCGCTCTGCGCTGCAGAACGCAGCATCGATTGCAGCGCTGTTCCTGACCACTGAAGCTGTTGTTGCCGACAAGCCGGAGCCAGTCGCACCAGCAATGCCTGGCGCTGACGAGATGGGTGGCATGGGCTTCTAA
- a CDS encoding dipeptidase — protein MTIDSTITALRPIVDAQRDQIFADLQAITSFNSVHSVPELAADHSGAAQWVKTAFENVGLSVTAYQEESGSPVFIGTKPAVGDAPTILLYCHYDVVPAGDPEKWLSDPFTLTERDGRWYARGAADCKGNLVMHLAALRAVTELGGTDLGIKVLIEGSEEQGGAELSALIQQSPELFDADVILIADSGNVAVGEPTLTTTLRGGAQIDIQVDTLETPVHSGSFGGAAPDATAALIRLIDSFRDESGRTIIDGVDCTGRWEGASYDPETFRSDAGILDGVSIMGDATDNPADMVWARPAISVTGFSSTPVAEAVNAVPATASARLNLRVPPGMDAADVAEKVIAHALAHAPWNVKVSAKAHDINDPFSGAIDGPAVGVFAECLKGAYGNKELTIVGSGGSIPLCSELMEVAPQAELTLFGVEDPKATIHSPNESVDPLEIRDIAITEAAFLLNYGK, from the coding sequence ATGACAATCGACTCGACTATCACTGCACTTCGACCCATCGTTGATGCACAACGTGATCAGATTTTTGCCGATCTACAGGCCATCACCTCATTTAATTCTGTCCATTCTGTCCCCGAACTTGCCGCCGACCATTCTGGCGCTGCACAGTGGGTTAAGACCGCTTTCGAAAACGTCGGGCTCAGCGTCACCGCCTACCAGGAAGAATCCGGCTCCCCGGTTTTTATTGGCACCAAACCAGCAGTCGGCGACGCCCCCACCATCCTGCTGTATTGCCATTACGACGTGGTGCCAGCGGGCGATCCAGAAAAGTGGCTGTCAGATCCGTTTACGTTAACTGAGCGCGACGGACGTTGGTACGCGCGCGGGGCCGCTGATTGTAAAGGCAATCTCGTGATGCACCTTGCCGCATTACGCGCGGTCACGGAGCTTGGCGGCACGGATCTAGGAATCAAGGTCCTGATCGAAGGTTCTGAGGAGCAAGGCGGTGCCGAGCTTTCGGCGTTGATCCAGCAATCGCCCGAGCTTTTCGACGCCGACGTGATCCTCATCGCCGATTCCGGCAACGTCGCCGTGGGCGAGCCCACCTTAACCACCACGCTACGCGGCGGCGCGCAGATCGATATCCAGGTGGATACCCTGGAAACCCCGGTTCACTCCGGCTCTTTCGGCGGCGCCGCACCCGACGCCACCGCAGCCTTAATCCGCCTGATCGATTCCTTCCGTGATGAGAGCGGCCGCACCATCATCGATGGGGTCGATTGCACCGGGCGTTGGGAAGGTGCAAGCTACGACCCTGAAACCTTCCGGTCGGATGCCGGAATCTTAGACGGTGTTTCCATCATGGGCGATGCCACCGATAACCCGGCGGACATGGTGTGGGCGCGGCCCGCAATTTCAGTAACCGGATTCAGCTCCACTCCGGTAGCAGAGGCGGTCAATGCGGTTCCGGCAACCGCGAGCGCCCGGCTTAACCTGCGGGTCCCACCTGGAATGGACGCAGCTGACGTTGCGGAGAAGGTCATCGCGCATGCACTCGCCCATGCGCCATGGAATGTGAAGGTTTCCGCCAAAGCTCACGATATTAATGACCCATTCTCGGGTGCCATCGACGGTCCGGCCGTCGGGGTTTTCGCTGAGTGCCTGAAGGGAGCATACGGCAATAAGGAGCTAACAATCGTTGGTTCTGGCGGTTCGATCCCACTATGTTCGGAGCTCATGGAGGTTGCCCCACAAGCAGAATTGACCCTGTTTGGCGTAGAAGATCCCAAGGCGACAATCCACTCCCCTAACGAGTCTGTCGATCCACTCGAGATCCGGGATATTGCCATCACCGAGGCGGCGTTCCTACTAAATTACGGCAAGTAA
- a CDS encoding acetyl-CoA acetyltransferase, giving the protein MITATTTKKRSTFTEYHRSPTIRPATTRVFADDPFLARFGHKLPAGLRQEARGMQWRTFTATYAPTADLRLQFTSITRLPGSHQRYTATLTHTTTSGRTVTETEIIASGPISAATHLLADAGRRVEILSFHQFDIFESTVTFIYAGDNNRKHWVMGFGGSREQSAAAALSNAAYLLHG; this is encoded by the coding sequence ATGATAACCGCAACCACTACCAAAAAACGCTCAACTTTTACCGAGTATCACCGCAGCCCAACCATTCGGCCAGCCACCACCCGGGTTTTCGCCGATGATCCTTTCTTAGCTCGGTTCGGCCACAAACTTCCGGCAGGACTACGGCAAGAAGCACGCGGAATGCAGTGGCGTACATTCACCGCAACGTATGCACCCACCGCTGACCTGCGGTTACAGTTCACATCTATTACCCGGTTGCCTGGCAGCCACCAGCGCTACACCGCAACCTTGACCCACACCACCACCTCGGGTCGCACGGTAACCGAAACCGAGATCATCGCCTCTGGCCCGATTTCCGCAGCAACGCACCTGCTCGCCGACGCCGGACGCCGAGTCGAGATCCTTTCCTTCCACCAATTCGACATCTTCGAATCCACCGTCACCTTCATCTACGCGGGCGACAACAACCGCAAGCACTGGGTGATGGGATTTGGTGGATCCCGGGAGCAATCGGCCGCCGCAGCTCTAAGCAACGCCGCGTACCTGCTACACGGCTAG
- a CDS encoding glycosyltransferase 87 family protein, whose product MRRLQLATSIPLALCALWVIISEFRLPPESQIFRVPPVDLLVYKLAAISLNSEGNLYDGDFVPGLPFTYPPFAGVVFRPLPLFADLPLTIAWQLLNFAAMFLVVWLIYRASLPAFLLSIAAIGLDAVHGGFYFGQINLLLMLLVALDFLPKNRRFAGIGVGLAAGLKLTPAFFVLIFIIERRWRAAVASAVTFIATVVIGWLFVPDATRFWTSAITDSSRVGVHDNPGAQSLRSVMERVLNMEQWWLVAVVVTLLLVVLGIMVAVRSNDMAWAMVIAGIGACLVSPFTWFHHWVWMVPLAAVLMRGFHRRPLTQVACVIGTVVLLLPHLSAAVSPYTVSSLSAEDVWFITVGYVAIVGYIIIAGTRRLRTS is encoded by the coding sequence ATGCGTCGACTACAGCTTGCCACCAGCATCCCGCTCGCCCTGTGTGCGCTGTGGGTCATCATCTCGGAATTTCGACTACCGCCGGAAAGCCAGATTTTTCGGGTACCGCCAGTTGACCTTCTTGTTTATAAGCTCGCGGCCATTTCCCTTAATAGCGAGGGAAACCTCTACGATGGCGATTTCGTTCCGGGGCTACCCTTCACCTACCCGCCGTTCGCGGGCGTAGTGTTCCGCCCGCTACCGCTATTTGCCGATCTGCCGCTGACAATTGCGTGGCAGCTCCTCAATTTCGCCGCAATGTTCCTCGTGGTCTGGTTGATTTACCGGGCGAGCCTTCCGGCGTTTTTGCTATCCATCGCGGCGATCGGCTTAGATGCCGTCCACGGCGGATTCTATTTCGGCCAGATCAATCTGCTGCTCATGCTGCTGGTTGCGCTGGATTTCTTGCCCAAGAATCGCCGCTTCGCTGGTATTGGGGTTGGGTTGGCTGCGGGGCTGAAGCTAACGCCCGCGTTTTTCGTCCTCATTTTCATCATCGAACGGCGGTGGCGCGCGGCGGTGGCGAGCGCCGTGACGTTCATCGCAACGGTGGTTATCGGTTGGCTGTTCGTTCCAGACGCCACCCGGTTCTGGACTTCCGCGATCACCGATTCCTCCCGGGTGGGCGTGCACGACAATCCCGGCGCGCAATCGCTGCGCTCAGTCATGGAGCGGGTCCTTAATATGGAGCAGTGGTGGCTTGTCGCGGTGGTAGTCACGCTGCTGTTGGTGGTGCTTGGGATTATGGTGGCGGTGCGCAGTAACGACATGGCTTGGGCGATGGTGATCGCCGGTATCGGAGCGTGCTTGGTGTCGCCGTTTACTTGGTTCCATCACTGGGTGTGGATGGTGCCCTTGGCGGCGGTGCTGATGCGCGGTTTCCATAGGCGTCCGCTCACCCAGGTGGCCTGCGTTATCGGCACGGTGGTGTTACTTTTGCCGCATCTTTCGGCGGCGGTAAGCCCGTACACGGTGAGTTCCCTGTCTGCGGAGGACGTGTGGTTCATCACCGTGGGTTATGTCGCAATCGTGGGTTACATCATTATCGCGGGAACTAGGCGGCTTCGCACAAGCTAG
- a CDS encoding glutamate--cysteine ligase, which yields MKQQFSASDKPTIGVEWELALIDPVTRDLVPRAGDVVALVAASHPDIQLEREFLANTVELVTPVCHTVPEAIAELDKAVTAVKEAADTFGLKLWGAGSHPFSDFRNQPTSSKGSYAEIIARTQYWGNQMLIWGIHTHVGISHKERVWPIINALLTKYPHLLALTASSPGWDGIDTGYASNRTMLYQQLPTAGLPYQFQNWEQWERYMKDQDISGVINHTGSMHFDIRPAGKWGTIEVRICDSTSNLKELAAVVALTHCLVVYYDRMIDNGEELPSLQDWHVAENKWRAARYGLDAIIITSRDTDERLVTDDLKDLVETLRPIAEELECLTELNYVLEIIETGASYNRQRELFNKHGSWYPAVDAVIAEMHQ from the coding sequence GTGAAACAACAGTTTTCCGCTTCCGACAAACCCACCATTGGTGTGGAATGGGAACTAGCCCTCATTGATCCGGTGACCCGTGACCTCGTGCCCCGTGCCGGTGATGTGGTGGCGTTGGTGGCGGCAAGCCACCCAGACATACAATTGGAGCGCGAATTCCTTGCCAACACGGTGGAATTAGTAACCCCAGTGTGTCACACAGTTCCCGAAGCTATCGCAGAATTAGACAAGGCAGTCACCGCTGTTAAAGAAGCTGCCGACACCTTCGGCCTGAAATTGTGGGGTGCTGGTTCCCACCCGTTTAGCGACTTTAGAAACCAACCCACCAGCAGCAAAGGTAGCTACGCGGAAATCATCGCACGCACTCAATACTGGGGCAATCAAATGCTCATCTGGGGCATCCACACGCATGTGGGAATCTCGCACAAAGAACGAGTGTGGCCCATCATCAACGCACTGCTCACCAAATACCCGCACCTATTAGCCCTGACGGCGTCCTCGCCCGGCTGGGACGGCATTGATACCGGCTATGCATCTAACCGCACCATGCTGTACCAGCAATTGCCCACCGCTGGCTTACCGTACCAGTTTCAAAACTGGGAACAGTGGGAACGCTACATGAAAGACCAAGACATCTCCGGGGTGATTAACCACACCGGTTCGATGCACTTTGATATCCGTCCTGCCGGCAAATGGGGCACCATTGAGGTGCGTATTTGTGATTCCACATCAAACTTAAAAGAGCTAGCTGCGGTGGTGGCGCTAACCCACTGCCTGGTGGTGTATTACGACCGCATGATTGACAACGGTGAGGAATTACCCAGCCTGCAGGATTGGCATGTCGCCGAAAATAAGTGGCGGGCCGCGCGATACGGGTTGGATGCCATCATCATCACCTCCCGCGATACCGATGAACGCCTCGTCACCGACGACCTGAAAGACCTGGTGGAAACCCTACGCCCCATCGCGGAAGAGCTGGAATGCCTAACTGAACTCAATTACGTGTTGGAGATCATCGAAACCGGGGCGAGCTACAACCGGCAACGGGAACTGTTTAATAAGCACGGTTCTTGGTACCCGGCCGTCGACGCCGTCATCGCGGAGATGCACCAATGA
- a CDS encoding LytR C-terminal domain-containing protein, giving the protein MTDNNKPAQQPLPLRGVAMILIAVAVLLAGWGIYTAVSGLGGDSEQQAAPAAATSKSTAPAAQKQQPKTQPEQPMPQETPQDTPSAAPQDTPQQQPQQPQQPAGNQPITVHVLNNSTVQGLAARAGDRLDNAGYTIGHVGNYSDTVVPQNTVYFSDNEAQARELAAEIGGVAVPRPANLPAETQGPSSLVVVLATDF; this is encoded by the coding sequence GTGACTGACAACAATAAACCTGCACAACAACCATTGCCGCTGCGTGGCGTCGCCATGATTTTGATAGCAGTGGCAGTGTTGTTAGCCGGATGGGGAATCTACACTGCGGTCAGTGGATTAGGTGGCGATTCCGAGCAACAAGCAGCGCCTGCCGCGGCGACGTCGAAAAGCACAGCCCCCGCTGCCCAAAAACAGCAGCCAAAGACGCAGCCGGAGCAGCCGATGCCGCAGGAAACGCCACAGGACACCCCGTCGGCGGCTCCACAAGATACGCCGCAGCAACAGCCACAGCAGCCGCAACAACCTGCGGGCAACCAGCCGATTACCGTCCACGTTCTGAATAACTCGACCGTCCAAGGGCTAGCCGCCCGTGCGGGCGACCGGCTGGATAACGCTGGCTACACTATCGGCCATGTTGGTAATTACTCCGATACGGTAGTGCCGCAAAACACCGTGTATTTCTCTGATAATGAAGCCCAAGCACGGGAATTAGCAGCTGAAATTGGCGGTGTCGCCGTACCTCGGCCAGCAAACCTGCCTGCCGAAACCCAAGGGCCCAGCTCGCTCGTTGTGGTATTAGCAACCGATTTTTAA
- a CDS encoding DUF3263 domain-containing protein, translating into MSYSVNMLEPSDILSFEESAPKTIGAKEEAIRMQLGISPVRYYQRLNIVIDMPEMMEKYPQLTARLRRIRDQRATERNQT; encoded by the coding sequence ATGTCATACAGTGTAAACATGCTAGAGCCCAGTGACATTCTCAGCTTCGAAGAATCCGCCCCCAAAACCATCGGCGCTAAGGAAGAAGCTATCCGAATGCAACTGGGGATTAGTCCAGTACGGTATTATCAGCGATTGAATATCGTTATTGATATGCCCGAGATGATGGAGAAATATCCCCAGTTAACCGCACGGTTGCGGCGAATCCGAGACCAACGAGCCACCGAACGTAACCAGACCTAG
- a CDS encoding peptide deformylase produces the protein MTVRPIVIYGTPVLHNPTKPVTEPIADLAELIADMYETMAAAHGVGLAANQIGVDKRIFVYDCPDDEGNFHKGCFINPVLETSEIPLGMPATDGSDEEGCLSLPGLGFPTGRADWAKVTGFNEHGEEVTVEATGFLARCFQHEVGHLDGFVYADVLQGRWKRAAKKAIKREGWTEAGLTWLPGVDPDPFGHDDE, from the coding sequence ATGACTGTACGACCCATCGTTATCTACGGCACCCCTGTGTTGCATAATCCGACAAAACCAGTGACCGAGCCCATAGCTGATCTGGCCGAATTGATAGCCGACATGTACGAGACTATGGCCGCGGCGCATGGTGTGGGGCTCGCCGCTAATCAGATCGGGGTGGACAAGCGCATCTTCGTCTACGACTGCCCGGACGATGAAGGCAACTTCCATAAGGGATGCTTTATCAATCCGGTTTTGGAAACCTCAGAAATTCCCCTCGGCATGCCCGCCACCGACGGCTCCGATGAAGAAGGCTGCCTGTCGCTGCCCGGATTGGGCTTCCCCACCGGCCGGGCCGACTGGGCGAAAGTCACTGGCTTTAATGAGCACGGCGAAGAAGTCACCGTGGAGGCAACCGGCTTTTTGGCCCGCTGTTTCCAACACGAGGTGGGCCACCTGGATGGTTTCGTCTACGCCGATGTCTTGCAAGGCCGGTGGAAGCGGGCGGCGAAAAAAGCTATCAAACGGGAAGGCTGGACCGAAGCTGGGTTGACCTGGCTGCCCGGAGTCGATCCGGACCCCTTCGGCCACGACGACGAATAA
- a CDS encoding N-acetylglutamate synthase, CG3035 family, with product MSRIFRSDAIAPGDRVVLRRVIDGNHSDIIGHVVEVTDEYTRIRPQLAGGFPSQKPEIRVAADEIAIVKKLSPRRVRNSDIRTIETAYAKAFPGIDHMWVDGWLLRAGDGITERSNSAAPLGPSAPFNPVPIKEIKEFYARHNLPPQVLIPERIGRGVEKHVAELGPEIIVMTTPLDTVPDVPVSCEFRVDDQPDDDWLSLYHFRGKPLPNHALEQLRRTIDGTMGFGRLTIDGVTVAITRGTITDNHLGYSAVEVAPEYRRKGLGTQLGARMMAWGRDNGAHTSYLQVIASNTAGIALYRKLGFVEHHRHCYGLLKA from the coding sequence ATGTCCCGGATTTTCAGAAGCGACGCCATCGCCCCCGGCGACCGGGTGGTGCTCAGGCGGGTCATTGACGGCAACCATTCCGACATCATCGGCCATGTGGTGGAAGTGACCGACGAGTACACCCGAATCCGGCCGCAGCTGGCCGGTGGGTTTCCCTCCCAGAAGCCGGAGATTCGGGTGGCGGCGGATGAGATCGCGATCGTTAAGAAGCTCAGCCCCCGGCGGGTGCGTAATTCCGATATCCGCACCATCGAAACCGCCTACGCCAAAGCCTTTCCCGGTATTGACCATATGTGGGTGGATGGTTGGTTGCTGCGGGCCGGCGATGGGATCACCGAACGCTCCAATTCGGCAGCTCCGCTGGGACCGTCCGCACCGTTTAACCCGGTCCCTATTAAAGAAATTAAGGAGTTTTACGCCCGCCACAACCTGCCGCCGCAGGTGCTTATTCCGGAACGCATTGGTCGCGGCGTCGAAAAGCATGTGGCTGAGTTGGGGCCGGAAATCATCGTCATGACCACCCCGTTGGACACCGTCCCCGACGTACCGGTTAGCTGCGAGTTTCGTGTCGACGACCAGCCTGACGACGATTGGCTGTCGCTCTACCATTTTCGGGGCAAGCCGCTACCTAACCACGCGTTGGAGCAATTACGCCGCACCATCGACGGAACCATGGGGTTTGGGCGGCTTACTATCGACGGCGTCACCGTCGCGATCACGCGCGGCACCATAACCGACAATCACTTGGGATACTCTGCGGTTGAAGTCGCCCCGGAGTATCGGCGCAAGGGGTTAGGAACCCAACTCGGTGCCCGAATGATGGCATGGGGTCGTGACAATGGCGCCCACACCTCCTATCTACAAGTCATCGCTAGCAACACTGCTGGGATCGCCTTGTACCGCAAACTTGGTTTCGTCGAACACCACCGTCATTGCTACGGCCTATTAAAAGCTTAG
- a CDS encoding exodeoxyribonuclease III yields MRIANWNVNSARTRVTRMTDFLHRHDIDVCLVQETKCTDAQFPYDAFPDYEIAHLGFNQWNGVAILSRIGLTDVETAFPGQPGFHKDPTKPQEIEARAISALCNGVRVWSLYVPNGREIADPHYDYKLRWLHALANHVSHTTGPLVLGGDFNIAPLDAHVWSPAAFVGLTHVTEPERQAFDRLLEAGLTVTSPFTGFSYWDYKGARFDRGEGMLIDFQLARDITATNSLIDVKERAGKGASDHAPVIVDYAL; encoded by the coding sequence ATGCGTATTGCCAACTGGAACGTCAATTCTGCACGCACCCGAGTCACCCGCATGACGGATTTCCTCCACCGCCATGACATTGATGTCTGCCTCGTTCAAGAAACCAAATGCACCGACGCCCAGTTTCCATACGACGCCTTTCCCGACTACGAGATCGCACACCTAGGTTTCAATCAATGGAATGGTGTGGCGATTTTGTCCCGAATAGGCTTAACCGATGTAGAAACCGCATTCCCTGGCCAGCCAGGCTTCCACAAAGACCCCACAAAACCCCAGGAAATTGAAGCACGCGCCATCTCCGCACTCTGCAATGGCGTCCGGGTCTGGTCACTATATGTACCCAACGGCCGCGAAATCGCCGACCCACACTACGACTACAAGCTGCGCTGGCTTCACGCACTCGCCAACCACGTCTCACATACAACCGGCCCACTGGTACTTGGCGGCGATTTCAACATCGCACCACTAGATGCCCACGTGTGGTCACCGGCAGCGTTTGTGGGGCTCACTCACGTCACTGAGCCCGAACGCCAAGCCTTTGACAGGTTATTAGAAGCCGGGCTTACCGTAACTTCCCCGTTCACAGGGTTTTCATACTGGGACTACAAAGGTGCACGATTCGACCGAGGGGAAGGAATGCTCATCGACTTCCAGCTGGCGCGGGATATTACAGCCACAAATTCGCTTATCGACGTTAAAGAGCGTGCCGGCAAAGGCGCATCCGACCATGCCCCAGTGATCGTGGATTACGCCCTATGA